From Fusobacterium mortiferum ATCC 9817, a single genomic window includes:
- the cysS gene encoding cysteine--tRNA ligase, producing the protein MIKIYNTLTRKLEEFKPVKEGEVSMYVCGPTVYNYIHIGNARPAIFFDTVRRYFEFRGYKVTYVSNFTDVDDKIIKRANEEGISCEEVAAKYIKAYFEDTAKVNLKEEGMIRPKATEHIGGMIKLIKSLIEKGHAYESQGDVYFDVESYKDEYLGLSHQNLEDLRSGARIEISEIKKSPLDFALWKKAKEGEPSWNSPWGQGRPGWHIECSAMSHKYLGDTFDIHGGGQDLIFPHHENEIAQSKCGCGGDYARYWMHNGYINVNGEKMSKSLGNFFLLRDVLEHYDGRVVRLFVLSSHYRKPIDFSDAELTQAKTSLERIENALMRGKEAVIDVKADGSSCMELKEQLAVAKEKFIAAMDEDFNTSMGLGAIFELVKELNKAVDTPINAEGAEVVKETVEYIINVMEEALGVKLKLETVVGNMTSELIEFILELRREARNEKNWAMSDKIRDRLAEMGIKIKDGKDKTTWTM; encoded by the coding sequence ATGATAAAGATATATAATACTTTAACTAGGAAATTGGAGGAATTTAAACCTGTAAAAGAGGGAGAGGTATCAATGTATGTCTGTGGTCCTACTGTGTATAACTATATACATATAGGAAATGCTAGACCAGCAATATTTTTTGATACTGTAAGAAGATATTTTGAGTTTAGAGGATATAAGGTAACTTATGTTTCAAACTTTACAGATGTAGATGATAAAATAATTAAAAGGGCAAATGAAGAGGGAATAAGTTGTGAAGAGGTAGCTGCTAAATATATTAAAGCTTACTTTGAAGATACAGCTAAGGTAAACTTAAAAGAAGAGGGTATGATTAGACCTAAGGCTACTGAGCATATAGGTGGAATGATAAAATTAATAAAATCTCTAATAGAAAAAGGACATGCCTATGAATCTCAAGGAGATGTATACTTTGATGTAGAATCATACAAAGATGAGTATTTAGGGTTATCTCATCAAAATCTTGAAGATTTAAGAAGTGGGGCAAGAATAGAGATAAGTGAAATAAAAAAATCTCCGCTAGATTTTGCTCTATGGAAAAAGGCTAAAGAGGGAGAACCAAGCTGGAACTCTCCTTGGGGACAAGGTAGACCAGGTTGGCATATAGAGTGTTCAGCTATGTCTCATAAATATTTAGGAGATACATTTGATATTCATGGGGGAGGACAAGACTTAATATTCCCACATCATGAAAATGAGATAGCACAATCTAAATGTGGTTGTGGTGGAGATTATGCAAGATATTGGATGCACAATGGATATATCAATGTAAATGGAGAAAAAATGTCTAAATCTCTTGGAAATTTCTTCCTACTTAGAGATGTATTAGAGCACTACGATGGTAGAGTTGTAAGACTGTTTGTGCTTAGCTCTCACTATAGAAAGCCAATAGATTTTTCAGATGCAGAACTTACTCAAGCTAAAACTTCTCTTGAAAGAATAGAGAATGCTCTAATGAGAGGAAAAGAAGCAGTAATAGATGTAAAAGCTGATGGAAGCTCTTGTATGGAATTAAAAGAGCAATTAGCTGTAGCAAAAGAGAAATTTATAGCTGCTATGGATGAGGACTTCAATACTTCAATGGGACTTGGAGCTATATTTGAACTTGTAAAAGAGCTAAATAAAGCTGTGGATACTCCTATTAATGCAGAGGGAGCAGAGGTAGTAAAAGAGACTGTTGAGTATATTATAAATGTTATGGAAGAGGCTTTAGGAGTAAAATTAAAGCTTGAAACAGTTGTAGGCAATATGACTTCTGAACTTATAGAGTTTATACTTGAACTTAGAAGAGAGGCAAGAAATGAAAAGAACTGGGCTATGTCAGATAAGATAAGAGATAGACTAGCTGAAATGGGAATAAAAATAAAAGATGGAAAGGATAAGACTACATGGACAATGTAG
- a CDS encoding ribonuclease III domain-containing protein: MDNVDLRETSGVVLAYLGDSIWELNIRKYWISKGLNLRNLNRKVKDCVNAKRQSELYREIFPKLEEKFQMLGNRSKNGNIKTFPKSCSVQEYREATAFEALIAGFYIEGRDDLIELAVKLCVEEKKDEV, from the coding sequence ATGGACAATGTAGATTTAAGAGAGACTAGTGGAGTGGTATTAGCTTATCTAGGAGATTCAATATGGGAATTAAATATTAGAAAGTATTGGATATCTAAGGGGTTAAATTTACGAAACTTAAATAGAAAAGTAAAAGATTGTGTAAATGCTAAAAGACAGAGTGAGTTATATAGAGAGATTTTTCCAAAACTAGAGGAGAAATTTCAAATGTTGGGGAATAGGTCAAAGAATGGAAATATAAAGACTTTTCCAAAATCTTGTAGTGTACAGGAGTATAGAGAAGCAACAGCTTTTGAAGCTTTGATAGCTGGATTCTATATAGAGGGTAGAGATGATTTAATAGAATTAGCAGTAAAATTATGTGTGGAGGAGAAAAAAGATGAAGTTTAA
- the mreB gene encoding rod shape-determining protein, with the protein MKFKFPNIGFNRSLGIDLGTANTLVYSKKHRRIVLNEPSVVAVERESRKILAVGNEAKEMLGKTPDTIVAVKPLSEGVIADYDVTEAMIKYFIKKVFGSYSFFMPEIMICVPIDVTGVEKRAVLEAAISAGAKRAYLIEEARAAALGSGMDISVPEGNMIIDIGGGSTDVAVISLGGTVVSKTIRTAGNNFDADIIKYVKKTHNLLIGDKTAEEVKIKIGTALPLEEEEVMTIKGRDLIMGLPKTVEITSEEVREAIHDSLMEIVECVKYVLEQTPPELASDIIDKGMIMAGGGSLIRNFPELVAKHTNLTVRLAENPLESVVRGAGLALDQLNVLRQIEKAER; encoded by the coding sequence ATGAAGTTTAAATTCCCAAATATTGGTTTTAATAGAAGCTTAGGAATAGATTTAGGGACTGCAAATACCCTAGTATATAGTAAAAAACATAGAAGAATAGTTTTAAATGAACCATCAGTGGTAGCAGTAGAGAGAGAGAGTAGAAAAATCTTAGCAGTAGGAAATGAAGCCAAAGAGATGTTAGGAAAAACTCCAGATACAATAGTGGCAGTAAAACCTCTTAGTGAAGGAGTTATAGCTGACTATGATGTAACAGAGGCTATGATAAAATACTTTATTAAAAAGGTTTTTGGTTCGTATAGCTTCTTTATGCCTGAGATAATGATATGTGTACCTATAGATGTAACAGGGGTAGAGAAGAGAGCTGTACTTGAGGCTGCTATATCAGCAGGAGCAAAGAGAGCCTATCTAATAGAAGAGGCTAGAGCAGCAGCTTTAGGTTCTGGTATGGATATCTCAGTTCCAGAGGGAAATATGATAATAGATATTGGTGGAGGTTCTACTGACGTAGCTGTAATTTCACTTGGTGGAACAGTTGTAAGTAAAACTATTAGAACAGCTGGAAATAACTTTGATGCTGATATTATCAAATATGTAAAGAAAACTCATAATCTATTGATAGGAGATAAGACAGCTGAAGAGGTAAAAATAAAAATAGGAACAGCATTACCATTAGAAGAGGAAGAGGTTATGACAATAAAAGGAAGAGACTTAATAATGGGGCTTCCTAAAACTGTAGAGATAACTTCTGAAGAGGTAAGAGAGGCTATACATGACTCTTTAATGGAGATAGTAGAGTGTGTAAAATATGTATTAGAACAAACTCCACCAGAACTAGCTTCAGATATAATTGATAAAGGTATGATAATGGCAGGTGGAGGTTCACTTATTAGAAACTTCCCAGAGTTAGTAGCAAAACATACAAATCTAACTGTTAGATTAGCAGAAAATCCATTAGAAAGTGTAGTTAGAGGAGCTGGACTTGCTCTTGACCAACTTAATGTTTTAAGACAGATAGAGAAGGCAGAGAGATAA
- a CDS encoding ATPase, translated as MIRDIISNEEVKEFFRNELKLKKDSGTYLFYGSDMSLLMEFALHFAKGLCCETLEGDFCGECNICKRIDKMLYSDLEILDNPDGLKVDEIRELAYKSSSSSYEGNRKIFIIKDISKMKKEASNALLKLIEEPNKGSFFILLNTNLNILPTIKSRSILVKVKKRTAEELEVDNYTYTFFRGNSEDIEKYKLLDIDLESGYSYQEIGKAIKGYEETKELEYKINIYKALRDFINNREYLKLHEKIFFAEEIVRATSDRNIYREIVSYIVDIMGYLNGLEERLTMKSMLRFPINMKVFFINLFLEL; from the coding sequence ATGATAAGAGATATAATTTCCAATGAAGAGGTAAAGGAGTTTTTTAGAAATGAATTAAAACTAAAAAAAGACTCTGGAACTTATCTCTTCTATGGGAGTGATATGAGCTTGCTTATGGAGTTTGCTCTACATTTTGCTAAAGGATTGTGCTGTGAAACTTTAGAGGGAGATTTTTGTGGGGAGTGTAATATCTGTAAGAGGATAGATAAGATGCTTTATAGTGATTTAGAGATACTAGATAATCCTGATGGATTAAAAGTTGATGAGATAAGAGAATTAGCTTATAAATCATCTTCAAGTTCCTATGAGGGAAATAGGAAAATATTTATAATTAAAGATATAAGTAAGATGAAAAAGGAAGCTAGTAATGCACTTTTAAAGCTTATAGAGGAGCCTAATAAGGGAAGCTTTTTTATTCTTTTAAATACAAATCTAAATATTCTACCTACTATAAAGTCTAGAAGTATTTTAGTGAAAGTGAAGAAAAGGACAGCTGAAGAGCTTGAAGTAGATAATTATACCTATACTTTTTTTAGAGGAAATAGCGAGGATATAGAAAAATATAAACTATTGGATATAGATTTAGAGAGTGGATATTCATATCAGGAGATAGGAAAAGCTATTAAGGGATATGAAGAAACCAAAGAGTTAGAGTATAAGATAAATATATATAAAGCTCTTAGAGATTTTATAAATAATAGGGAGTATTTAAAGTTACATGAGAAGATATTTTTTGCTGAAGAGATAGTTAGAGCAACTTCAGATAGAAATATCTATAGGGAGATAGTAAGTTATATAGTTGATATAATGGGTTATTTAAATGGTTTAGAGGAGAGACTTACTATGAAGAGTATGCTTAGATTTCCTATAAATATGAAGGTATTTTTTATCAATCTATTTTTAGAGTTATAA
- a CDS encoding winged helix-turn-helix transcriptional regulator — protein MEKIKLSCEMDFTLKLIGGKYKLLILYFLLEDEKKRFNELLSAIGSISKKTLTNQLRELENDGLIQRKIYPEVPPKVEYSLTEKGKSLSDILNLLCEWGEKNLDRDIYEITNPQCK, from the coding sequence ATGGAAAAAATAAAATTAAGTTGTGAAATGGATTTTACTCTAAAATTGATAGGTGGAAAATATAAACTTTTAATACTATATTTTTTATTAGAAGATGAGAAGAAAAGATTTAATGAACTTTTATCTGCTATAGGTAGCATTTCTAAAAAAACTCTTACTAATCAGTTAAGAGAGTTAGAAAATGATGGTTTAATTCAAAGAAAAATATATCCAGAAGTGCCACCTAAAGTAGAATACTCTCTTACAGAAAAAGGAAAATCTCTATCTGATATTTTAAACCTTTTATGTGAGTGGGGAGAAAAGAATTTAGATAGAGATATTTATGAAATTACTAATCCTCAATGTAAATAA
- a CDS encoding ATP-binding protein: MLKRKLYNSLLEWKEKSQGKSALLIDGARRIGKSYLCEEFGKNEYKSYLIIDFGNISREIVDLFENESSNLDLFFIKLSAFYGVQLFRRESLIVFDEVQQFPKARQLIKYLVKDGRYDYIETGSLLSLKRNTENIILPSEEKHIQMYPLDFEEFLWALGDTTTIPFLKMCFDEKKPLGQALHRKVMNDFRQYILVGGMPQAVNEYIATKDFANVDEIKRDILTLYRNDISKFAKGYENKVISIFDEIQSQLSKKEKKYKLSSISKEARYREYEDSFMWLNDAMIVNPCYNSTDPNVGLNLNSDYSTRKCYLMDTGLLVTQTFMDGSYTDNEIYKAILFNKLNINEGMIMENIVAQILRTNGHKLFFYSRYDKENKENNMELDFLIKDKKNIKKLAVIEVKSSTYRQHSSLDKFRKKYSERINNSYILYQKDLMVKDGVIHLPIYMGIFL, translated from the coding sequence ATGCTTAAGAGAAAATTATATAATTCTCTACTTGAATGGAAAGAAAAATCTCAAGGAAAGTCAGCATTACTAATAGATGGGGCAAGAAGAATAGGAAAGAGCTATCTTTGTGAAGAGTTTGGAAAAAATGAGTATAAGAGCTATCTAATTATTGATTTTGGAAATATTTCAAGAGAAATAGTTGATTTATTTGAAAATGAAAGTAGTAATCTAGATCTATTTTTTATAAAATTGTCAGCTTTTTATGGAGTACAACTTTTTAGAAGAGAAAGTTTAATTGTATTTGATGAAGTTCAACAGTTTCCTAAAGCAAGGCAATTGATAAAATATTTAGTGAAAGATGGTAGATATGATTATATAGAAACAGGATCTTTATTGTCACTTAAAAGAAATACAGAAAATATAATACTTCCATCAGAAGAGAAACATATTCAAATGTATCCACTTGATTTTGAAGAGTTTTTATGGGCATTAGGAGATACTACAACCATTCCATTTTTAAAGATGTGTTTTGATGAGAAAAAGCCGCTAGGGCAAGCACTACATAGAAAAGTAATGAATGATTTTAGACAGTATATTTTAGTTGGTGGAATGCCGCAAGCTGTAAATGAATATATTGCTACAAAAGATTTTGCTAATGTTGACGAGATAAAAAGAGATATTTTAACTTTATATAGAAATGATATTAGTAAATTTGCTAAAGGATATGAGAATAAAGTAATATCTATTTTTGATGAGATTCAAAGTCAGCTATCTAAAAAAGAGAAGAAATATAAGTTGAGTTCTATATCAAAAGAGGCTAGATATAGAGAGTATGAGGATTCTTTCATGTGGTTAAATGATGCTATGATTGTTAATCCTTGCTATAATTCAACTGATCCAAATGTAGGACTTAATCTGAATAGTGATTATTCAACTAGGAAATGTTACTTAATGGATACAGGACTTCTTGTTACTCAAACTTTTATGGATGGAAGTTATACTGATAATGAGATTTATAAAGCGATTCTCTTTAATAAATTGAATATAAATGAAGGAATGATTATGGAGAATATTGTAGCTCAAATATTAAGAACAAATGGGCATAAACTATTTTTTTATTCAAGGTATGATAAAGAAAATAAAGAAAATAATATGGAGCTGGATTTTCTTATAAAAGATAAGAAAAATATAAAAAAACTAGCAGTGATAGAGGTCAAATCCTCTACTTACAGACAACACTCTTCTCTTGATAAATTTAGAAAGAAATATAGTGAAAGAATAAATAACTCATATATTCTATACCAAAAAGATTTAATGGTAAAAGATGGAGTTATTCATTTGCCAATATATATGGGAATATTTCTATAA
- a CDS encoding helix-turn-helix domain-containing protein, which yields MERPSYFAVIPASVRYDERLKPSEKILYAEITALINIKGYCYATNQYFSKLYGVHKNSISIWINNLIKCGYLKVKYVIREIEGQKRQERRIYVVKRKEIKKEIETIQEKIVSESVKEYEEDRILKDEKSEEKEECKEKLEEIAQKNLGDSQKDIIEGTNKKLEKINTSRLVQEDYILHTHSQKESEKFPVIREILEKYNQVGLPSFEFPPDNHIILKAYGELGASGVFKALEIMGESEFVKNNMSVNTIFKLENLKKALNGSFKNRDSRVYFEREKKCEKKEGENEKKRDRELEEFLNSNPDNRDDIPELFSSEELFDRN from the coding sequence ATGGAAAGACCAAGTTATTTTGCAGTGATACCAGCAAGTGTGAGATATGATGAGAGGCTTAAACCTTCAGAGAAAATTTTGTATGCAGAGATAACAGCTCTGATAAATATTAAAGGGTATTGCTATGCAACAAATCAATATTTTTCAAAGTTATATGGAGTACATAAAAACTCTATAAGTATTTGGATAAATAATCTTATTAAGTGTGGGTACCTCAAGGTAAAGTATGTGATAAGAGAGATAGAGGGACAGAAGAGACAGGAGAGAAGAATATATGTTGTAAAGAGAAAGGAGATAAAAAAAGAAATAGAGACAATACAAGAAAAAATTGTTAGTGAAAGTGTAAAAGAGTACGAGGAAGATAGAATTTTGAAAGATGAGAAGAGTGAGGAAAAAGAGGAGTGTAAAGAAAAATTAGAGGAAATAGCACAAAAAAATTTAGGAGACTCTCAAAAAGATATTATAGAGGGTACCAATAAAAAGCTGGAGAAGATTAATACAAGTAGATTAGTACAAGAAGATTATATATTACACACACACTCACAAAAAGAGAGTGAAAAATTTCCTGTGATAAGAGAGATTTTAGAAAAGTATAATCAAGTTGGATTACCTAGTTTTGAATTTCCCCCAGATAACCATATAATTTTAAAAGCCTATGGAGAATTGGGAGCAAGTGGAGTTTTTAAAGCATTGGAGATAATGGGAGAATCAGAGTTTGTAAAAAATAATATGAGTGTTAATACAATTTTTAAACTGGAGAATTTGAAAAAAGCTCTCAATGGAAGTTTTAAAAATAGGGATAGTAGAGTGTATTTTGAGAGGGAAAAGAAGTGTGAAAAGAAAGAGGGTGAGAATGAGAAGAAAAGAGATAGAGAGTTAGAAGAGTTTTTAAATAGTAATCCTGATAATAGAGATGATATTCCTGAACTATTTAGTAGTGAAGAATTATTTGATAGAAATTAG
- a CDS encoding ATP-binding protein, translating into MKCQYCGKEYVKNESEGIEYLPEFIRKHIEYIPSCDCLEKIKEREREEEIRKQQAESIKNRVKKYRDISVVDSKFLKSTFEIADMSEKYMKVALRYAKSFMEKKMDIGIIFYGGVGVGKTFATACIANYLMSRGKSVFVINLGLYLLKLTKEWGQGEMELLKIVENCDLLIIDDFGVEKSLEDKNASWRAEKIYNLIDSRYRCGKPLIISTNLEFDEDEDRCEIARRFSAKGKNRIRDRIVEMCYPIKVEGKSRRKVNKQRFYELLKE; encoded by the coding sequence ATGAAGTGTCAATACTGCGGAAAAGAGTATGTAAAAAATGAGAGTGAAGGGATTGAGTATCTGCCAGAATTTATTAGAAAGCATATAGAGTATATTCCTAGTTGTGATTGTTTGGAAAAAATAAAAGAGAGAGAAAGAGAAGAAGAGATAAGAAAACAACAAGCTGAATCTATAAAAAATCGTGTTAAAAAATATAGGGATATCTCTGTAGTGGATAGTAAATTTTTAAAAAGTACCTTTGAAATAGCTGATATGAGTGAAAAATATATGAAGGTAGCTCTTCGTTATGCTAAAAGTTTTATGGAAAAGAAAATGGATATAGGGATAATATTTTATGGAGGAGTAGGAGTAGGGAAAACATTTGCTACTGCCTGTATAGCTAATTATCTAATGAGTAGAGGAAAGAGTGTATTTGTAATAAATCTGGGATTATATTTACTCAAGCTCACTAAAGAGTGGGGACAAGGGGAGATGGAGTTGCTAAAAATTGTAGAAAATTGTGATTTATTGATAATAGATGATTTTGGAGTAGAAAAATCTCTTGAGGATAAAAATGCAAGTTGGAGAGCAGAGAAAATATATAATCTCATAGATAGTAGATATAGATGTGGAAAACCTTTAATTATCTCTACTAATTTGGAATTTGATGAAGATGAGGATAGATGTGAGATAGCTAGAAGATTTTCTGCAAAAGGAAAGAATAGAATAAGGGATAGAATAGTTGAGATGTGTTACCCTATAAAAGTGGAAGGAAAAAGTCGTAGAAAAGTTAATAAACAAAGATTTTATGAGCTTTTAAAAGAATAA
- a CDS encoding M15 family metallopeptidase domain-containing protein codes for MNKASVRSKKKLEGVDSRLVLLVGYALAISPVDFFVNEGVRSEKKQKEYYKQGKSKCDGVVNRSKHQDGKAIDVYYVGWESDDSLTDGRWYILIESFKKAGKMLGLKLRFGYDWGWDNPHIELR; via the coding sequence ATGAATAAGGCAAGTGTAAGGAGTAAGAAAAAATTAGAGGGAGTAGATAGTAGGTTAGTACTGTTGGTAGGATATGCTTTGGCAATATCTCCAGTGGATTTTTTTGTAAATGAGGGGGTAAGAAGTGAGAAAAAACAAAAAGAGTACTATAAGCAGGGAAAAAGTAAATGTGATGGGGTAGTAAATAGAAGTAAACATCAAGATGGAAAAGCAATAGATGTGTATTATGTGGGCTGGGAGAGTGATGATAGTTTAACAGATGGCAGATGGTATATTTTAATAGAGAGCTTTAAAAAGGCTGGAAAGATGTTGGGATTAAAATTGAGGTTTGGATATGACTGGGGTTGGGACAACCCACATATAGAATTAAGGTAG
- a CDS encoding MerR family transcriptional regulator, whose translation MDNKNKRSGRKTGKITVGMNHEEYIFYKLSRLSKVDKKLARAMVRDLGVWTSPKKAAAYLTKYVSTIYEKINSKEIFAKKVGNKYLILTESLILLLEGLDN comes from the coding sequence ATGGATAATAAAAATAAAAGAAGTGGAAGAAAAACAGGAAAAATAACAGTAGGAATGAATCATGAGGAGTATATTTTCTATAAACTATCTAGACTCTCAAAGGTAGATAAAAAATTAGCTAGAGCTATGGTAAGAGATTTAGGGGTATGGACTAGCCCTAAAAAAGCAGCTGCATATTTAACAAAGTATGTGTCAACAATATATGAGAAAATAAATTCTAAAGAGATTTTTGCTAAAAAGGTTGGGAATAAATATTTGATACTGACAGAGAGTTTGATATTACTTTTAGAAGGGTTAGATAATTAG